A stretch of Larus michahellis chromosome Z, bLarMic1.1, whole genome shotgun sequence DNA encodes these proteins:
- the DNAJC25 gene encoding dnaJ homolog subfamily C member 25 gives MAAVGGPAPSRLWLLCLCAVLLPRGARGLTEGLYCGRRVCYEVLGVSRQASKAEIARAYRQLARKYHPDRYRGEAGGGPQAAHEKFLLIATAYETLKDEETRKDYDYMLDHPEEYYRHYYHYYSRRLAPKVDVRIVILVTVCAISVFQFFSWWSSYNEAINYLATVPKYRIQATEIARQQGLLNKTKEKGKNRRSKEEIREEEEEIIKDIIKNKIDIKGGYQKPKIYDILLFQILLAPFYLCKYVAWYCWWIYCFTIKGQEYGVEEKLYIIRRYMKMSQSQFDSLEDHQKETFLERQLWIRENYEVYKREQEEELKKKMAMDPRWKRYRRWMKNEGPGRLTFIDD, from the exons atGGCGGCGGTCGGCGGCCCGGCTCCGTCCCGGCTGTGGCTGCTGTGCCTGTGCGCGGTCCTGCTGCCGCGGGGGGCTCGGGGCCTGACGGAGGGCCTGTACTGCGGGCGGCGAGTCTGCTACGAGGTGCTGGGCGTCAGCCGGCAGGCCAGCAAGGCGGAGATCGCCCGCGCTTACCGGCAGCTGGCCCGCAAGTATCACCCCGACCGTTACCGGGgggaggccggcggcggcccgCAGGCGGCGCacgagaagttcctcctcatcgCCACCGCCTACGAGACCCTCAAG GATGAAGAAACACGTAAAGATTATGACTACATGTTGGATCATCCTGAAGAGTATTACAGGCATTATTATCACTACTACAGCAGAAGATTGGCACCTAAAGTGGATGTCAGAATAGTGATCCTAGTTACAGTGTGTGCTATCTCCGTGTTTCAG TTCTTCAGCTGgtggagtagttacaatgaagcTATCAACTACCTAGCTACAGTGCCAAAATACCGTATACAAGCTACTGAGATTGCCAGGCAACAAGGTTTACTcaacaaaactaaagaaaaaggcaagaacagGCGGTCTAAAGAAGAAATTcgtgaagaagaggaagaaatcatcaaggacattattaaaaataaaatagatataaaaGGCGGTTATCAGAAGCCCAAGATATATGATATCCTTCTATTTCAGATCCTTCTTGCTCCTTTTTACTTGTGCAAATACGTAGCTTGGTACTGTTGGTGGATTTACTGTTTCACTATTAAAGGGCAAGAGTACGGTGTGGAAGAGAAACTATATATCATACGGAGGTACATGAAAATGTCTCAGTCTCAGTTTGACAGCCTAGAAGATCACCAAAAAGAGACCTTTCTTGAACGGCAGCTGTGGATACGAGAAAACTATGAG GTCTATAAACGAGAACAAGAGGAAGAGTTAAAGAAGAAGATGGCCATGGATCCTCGATGGAAGAGGTATCGGCGGTGGATGAAAAATGAAGGACCCGGAAGACTGACTTTTATTGATGACTGA